The Janthinobacterium lividum genome has a window encoding:
- a CDS encoding baseplate J/gp47 family protein, whose protein sequence is MSISTKDFVTLVRDAVTAIQGSASGLVNLTVGSILRAVVEANATVILWLQGLILQLLAATRAATSNDADLDSWMADFGVVRLGAVPASGLVSFSRFTPTAQAVVPVGATVLTLDGAQAYVALLDATNAAYSALLGGYVLAPGVASINITVTASTPGSAANAVAGQIALINQPIPGVDAVTNAAGFTNGVDAEKNAALRARFITYIASLSKATKLAIGNAITSLAQGVTFSLTENFTYGGVAQNGYFFAVIDDGTGYPPSQLLLSAANAIDAVRPFTSTFGVFSPIVVTANIAMTITTAAGYDHTVTAANVAAALRAYVNSLTLGQKLAFSRMTQIAYDASPGVTNVTAVMLNGGTADLAATALQVIKTGTVSVA, encoded by the coding sequence ATGAGTATTTCAACAAAAGATTTTGTAACGCTGGTCCGCGACGCCGTCACGGCGATCCAGGGTTCCGCGAGCGGTTTGGTCAACCTGACCGTCGGTTCGATCTTGCGCGCCGTGGTCGAGGCCAACGCCACGGTCATCCTGTGGCTTCAGGGGCTGATCCTGCAGTTGCTGGCCGCCACGCGCGCAGCGACGTCCAACGATGCCGATCTGGATAGCTGGATGGCCGACTTTGGAGTCGTGCGCCTGGGCGCCGTTCCGGCTTCGGGCCTGGTCTCGTTCTCTCGCTTCACTCCGACCGCCCAGGCTGTCGTCCCGGTTGGCGCCACCGTTTTGACGCTCGACGGCGCGCAGGCGTATGTTGCGCTGCTCGACGCGACGAACGCTGCGTACAGCGCACTGCTGGGCGGCTACGTGCTTGCGCCGGGCGTGGCGAGCATCAATATCACCGTGACCGCATCAACGCCTGGTTCGGCAGCGAACGCAGTGGCCGGGCAGATTGCGTTGATCAATCAGCCGATCCCCGGCGTCGACGCTGTCACGAACGCAGCTGGCTTCACAAATGGCGTCGACGCAGAGAAAAACGCAGCACTGCGAGCCCGTTTCATCACCTACATCGCCTCGCTGTCGAAGGCGACCAAGCTGGCGATCGGGAACGCGATCACGTCGCTGGCGCAGGGCGTGACGTTCTCGCTGACCGAGAATTTCACCTACGGCGGTGTGGCGCAGAACGGCTATTTTTTCGCTGTCATCGATGATGGTACGGGCTATCCGCCGTCGCAACTTTTGCTGTCGGCGGCGAATGCGATCGACGCAGTGCGGCCGTTCACGTCGACGTTTGGCGTTTTTTCCCCCATAGTGGTCACTGCCAATATCGCGATGACAATTACCACGGCCGCCGGCTACGACCACACGGTGACAGCCGCGAATGTGGCGGCCGCGCTTCGCGCCTACGTCAATTCGCTGACTCTGGGGCAGAAATTGGCATTCTCGCGCATGACGCAGATCGCCTACGATGCCTCGCCAGGCGTCACCAACGTGACCGCAGTCATGCTCAACGGAGGTACAGCCGACCTCGCAGCCACCGCTCTGCAGGTCATCAAGACCGGAACCGTGAGCGTGGCGTGA
- a CDS encoding glycoside hydrolase family 19 protein, which produces MSAATLAQLVVIMPLARARAAAFLAPLNAAMLEFGITTPARQASFLSQVGHESGQLLYVRELASGQAYEGRADLGNVQPGDGVRFRGRGLLQVTGRANYAACGKALGLDLLAQPALLEQTVNACRSAGWFWQTKGLNALADAGDQERVTRRINGGVNGLAERLALYREARKVLA; this is translated from the coding sequence GTGAGCGCCGCCACGCTGGCCCAGCTGGTGGTCATCATGCCGCTGGCGCGCGCGCGTGCGGCCGCCTTCCTGGCGCCGCTGAACGCGGCCATGCTGGAATTCGGGATCACGACCCCGGCGCGCCAGGCGTCGTTCCTGTCCCAGGTTGGGCACGAGTCTGGCCAGCTGCTCTATGTGCGTGAGCTGGCCAGCGGTCAGGCCTACGAGGGGCGCGCCGATCTGGGCAACGTGCAGCCAGGCGACGGTGTGCGCTTCCGTGGGCGCGGCCTGTTGCAGGTGACCGGCCGCGCCAACTACGCCGCCTGCGGCAAGGCATTGGGGCTGGATCTGCTGGCCCAGCCGGCGCTGCTCGAGCAGACCGTCAACGCCTGCCGCTCGGCCGGCTGGTTCTGGCAGACGAAGGGGCTGAACGCCCTGGCCGATGCGGGCGACCAGGAACGGGTGACGCGGCGTATCAACGGTGGCGTGAACGGCTTGGCCGAGCGTCTGGCCTTATACCGGGAAGCACGCAAGGTGCTGGCGTGA
- a CDS encoding toxin-antitoxin system HicB family antitoxin: MYRPPLQRNEVDQDEFSGRVTLRLTRSLHRKVSEIARKETVSLNQWILATVAEKVGNESSKPNHPVIVHHLVTAQTAILSGQFGSQQYVVTARLNPSLTNATCN, translated from the coding sequence ATGTATCGCCCCCCTTTACAGCGGAATGAAGTCGATCAAGATGAATTTAGCGGCAGGGTAACATTAAGACTAACAAGGTCTCTACACAGGAAGGTTTCCGAGATAGCACGTAAGGAGACGGTCAGTTTGAACCAGTGGATTTTGGCAACAGTAGCTGAAAAAGTTGGCAACGAATCCTCTAAGCCAAACCATCCGGTGATAGTTCATCATCTCGTCACTGCACAGACTGCAATCTTAAGTGGACAGTTTGGAAGTCAACAATATGTCGTAACTGCCCGTCTAAATCCATCGCTAACTAACGCAACTTGTAATTGA
- a CDS encoding phage tail protein, translating into MSDLFHYFGGDLSRSSTGDLLKVDGTGEGVQRVLRRLLTNPALIDADGNTLIQGDYIFHPEYGAGLPRMIGDTVDIPKIKGRIQGQMFLEACVARSPAPIIMVTEILGGVSVDIRYNDAQTGTPAALAFDVTK; encoded by the coding sequence ATGTCGGATCTATTCCACTATTTCGGCGGCGACCTGTCTCGGTCGTCCACTGGCGATCTGCTCAAGGTGGACGGCACAGGGGAGGGCGTGCAGCGCGTGCTGCGCCGGCTGCTGACGAACCCGGCTCTGATCGATGCTGACGGCAACACGCTGATCCAGGGCGACTACATCTTCCATCCCGAATACGGCGCCGGCCTGCCGCGCATGATCGGCGACACCGTGGACATCCCAAAAATCAAGGGGCGCATCCAGGGGCAGATGTTTCTCGAGGCGTGCGTCGCGCGCAGCCCGGCGCCGATCATCATGGTGACCGAGATCCTGGGCGGCGTGTCGGTCGATATCCGCTACAACGATGCGCAGACCGGGACGCCGGCGGCGCTCGCGTTCGATGTAACCAAATAG
- a CDS encoding P22 coat - protein 5 family protein: MGTLTLNGLLPTIYNAMEVISREQIGMIPAVSRDSNAERAAINETVRSPSVGPMVAEDLTPGAYAPDTPNQTINYVDMTIQKARSVPFGITGEENRGLNNAGTLGDINAQRITQALRTLGNEVEADLAALHIYASRAYGTANVTPFGTAADFTDFSNPLRILDDNGAPLTDRQMVLGSSAISNIRGKQSGLFKANEANSDELLRRGIIGQVEGWDIHNSGQIRSLVPAGTAAASTTNAAGYAVGATVINLAAAGTGAYITGDIVAFAGDADNKYLLAAGDADTSNGGTIVLAEPGLRKAIVGATAITVIAATTRNMFFHRSAIQLACRAPAMPDEGDSADDVMMVTDPVSGITYEFCIYKQKRQVRYEVNLAWGVKAVAPRHMGILIGA, translated from the coding sequence ATGGGCACTCTTACCCTTAACGGCTTGCTGCCGACTATTTACAACGCGATGGAGGTAATCTCGCGCGAGCAGATCGGTATGATTCCAGCTGTATCGCGCGACTCCAATGCTGAGCGTGCGGCAATCAATGAAACCGTGCGGTCGCCATCCGTCGGCCCTATGGTCGCCGAAGATTTGACGCCAGGCGCTTATGCTCCCGATACGCCGAATCAGACCATCAACTACGTTGACATGACGATCCAGAAGGCGCGCTCGGTGCCATTTGGCATCACGGGCGAAGAAAATCGCGGCTTGAACAACGCTGGCACGCTGGGCGATATCAACGCGCAGCGCATTACCCAGGCGCTGCGCACGCTGGGCAATGAAGTCGAGGCCGATCTGGCTGCGCTGCACATCTACGCCTCGCGCGCCTACGGTACTGCCAACGTGACCCCGTTCGGCACGGCGGCCGATTTCACCGATTTCTCGAATCCGCTGCGCATCCTGGACGACAATGGCGCGCCACTGACCGACCGCCAAATGGTTCTGGGCTCGTCCGCGATCTCGAACATTCGCGGCAAGCAGTCCGGCCTGTTCAAGGCGAACGAAGCGAATAGCGATGAATTGCTGCGTCGCGGCATCATCGGCCAGGTCGAAGGCTGGGACATCCACAACTCGGGCCAGATCCGCTCGCTGGTTCCTGCCGGCACTGCGGCTGCATCGACCACCAATGCTGCGGGCTATGCCGTCGGTGCCACGGTGATCAACCTGGCTGCTGCTGGTACCGGCGCCTACATCACGGGCGACATCGTGGCGTTCGCTGGCGATGCCGACAACAAGTACCTGCTGGCAGCTGGCGATGCTGACACCTCGAACGGCGGCACCATCGTGCTGGCCGAGCCGGGCCTGCGCAAGGCAATTGTCGGTGCCACCGCGATTACTGTGATCGCGGCAACCACCCGCAACATGTTCTTCCACCGCTCGGCCATCCAGCTGGCTTGCCGCGCGCCGGCCATGCCGGATGAAGGCGACTCGGCCGATGACGTGATGATGGTGACCGACCCGGTTTCCGGCATTACCTACGAGTTCTGCATCTACAAGCAGAAGCGCCAGGTCCGCTACGAGGTCAACCTGGCATGGGGTGTGAAAGCAGTGGCTCCACGCCACATGGGCATTCTGATCGGCGCGTAA
- a CDS encoding SOS response-associated peptidase family protein, producing the protein MCAGYTPSCKEEIEESFRTGYPLLDLPPEAWPGYMAPVLRSSHEAPGDLEIAPAMFGMVPHWAGHKLARQTYNARTEAVASKAASV; encoded by the coding sequence ATGTGCGCCGGCTACACCCCAAGCTGCAAGGAGGAGATCGAAGAAAGTTTTCGAACGGGGTACCCACTGCTCGACCTCCCGCCTGAGGCATGGCCCGGCTATATGGCGCCTGTCCTGCGCAGTTCGCACGAGGCGCCCGGTGATCTGGAAATCGCCCCTGCGATGTTCGGCATGGTGCCCCACTGGGCCGGCCATAAGCTGGCTCGCCAGACTTACAATGCCCGCACCGAGGCGGTGGCCAGCAAGGCGGCGTCTGTGTAA
- a CDS encoding phage baseplate assembly protein V has product MLNAMRQQAQAALGDVALPSTGIVRSYDPVKYAVRLELQPQGNMTGWIPLLTPWVGNGWGMFCPPTIGDLVEVTFLNGDINSGVAGLRAFNDQDLPLPVPSGEFWLVHAAGALLKLNNDGKVLINSQIEIDATAPTVQITAAGAVNIVAATASVTATTSASVTAPSITLGAAAQTLKSFITDAFISLFNGHTHNDPHGGVSGAPNQPMTAAHATTTVKGG; this is encoded by the coding sequence ATGCTCAACGCGATGCGCCAGCAGGCACAGGCTGCTCTCGGCGACGTGGCGCTGCCGAGCACGGGCATCGTGCGCAGCTACGACCCGGTGAAATACGCAGTGCGCCTGGAGTTGCAGCCGCAGGGCAACATGACTGGCTGGATCCCGTTATTGACGCCCTGGGTGGGCAACGGCTGGGGCATGTTCTGCCCGCCGACCATCGGCGACCTGGTCGAGGTCACGTTTTTGAATGGCGACATCAATTCCGGCGTGGCCGGCCTTCGCGCCTTCAACGACCAGGACTTGCCGTTGCCGGTGCCGTCCGGCGAGTTCTGGCTGGTGCATGCCGCTGGCGCGTTACTCAAGTTGAACAACGACGGCAAGGTGCTGATCAATTCCCAGATCGAAATCGACGCCACAGCGCCAACCGTGCAAATCACCGCGGCGGGCGCCGTCAACATCGTCGCCGCCACGGCTTCCGTCACGGCGACAACGTCGGCATCGGTGACGGCACCGAGCATCACGCTGGGCGCGGCGGCGCAGACGCTGAAAAGCTTCATCACCGACGCGTTCATTTCGCTGTTCAACGGGCACACGCACAACGATCCGCACGGCGGCGTCTCGGGCGCGCCGAATCAGCCGATGACGGCCGCCCACGCGACCACCACAGTAAAGGGCGGCTAA
- a CDS encoding phage tail protein codes for MTVVQQGSINTTALIVPDLYVQIVPPSVALLNGLPTNILGIVGTATWGPVNAPAVIGSMADYSRQFGAIMPRKYDMGTAVAAAVLQGANNFRCVRVTDGTDTAASGTLTASSAADATAIAAAINAGQSGLRGPSQLAVATAALAVVTVTSKYTGTLGNSMVVSIGAGSKAATSRVTIALPGQVPEVFDNLGVASAAAATAAVAGGTDGATTITGTVLVGVDTVPRKGMYALRNTGVSVAMLSDVDDSTQWSTQVAFGLSEGAYMVLTGPAGDTITNAVTAKASAGIDSYAAKLLFGDWIYFNDTVNSQVRLISPQAFSAGRLANLSPEQSSLNKPMYGIVGTQKSQQNLVYSNAELQLLGQAGIDVITNPIPAGNSFGARFGHNTSSNAVTNGDNYTRLTNYIAYSLDAGMGQYIGKLQSPSVRRSASASISSLLEGMSGQGMIGSADGSQPYSVQINDANNSQARVSLGYMQADVKVRYLSVIEKFIVNLEGGQSVSINRQSVALA; via the coding sequence ATGACTGTAGTTCAACAGGGCAGCATCAATACCACAGCACTTATCGTGCCCGATCTGTACGTCCAGATTGTTCCACCGAGCGTTGCGCTGCTCAACGGATTGCCGACCAATATCCTCGGCATCGTCGGCACGGCGACCTGGGGGCCGGTCAATGCGCCGGCGGTTATCGGCAGCATGGCCGACTATTCGCGCCAATTCGGTGCCATCATGCCGCGCAAGTACGATATGGGCACGGCCGTGGCCGCTGCAGTGCTGCAGGGAGCCAATAACTTCCGCTGTGTGCGCGTCACCGATGGCACCGATACTGCCGCCAGCGGCACGCTCACAGCCTCTTCAGCCGCAGATGCTACGGCTATTGCTGCCGCGATCAATGCCGGCCAGTCCGGCTTGCGCGGGCCGTCCCAGCTCGCGGTGGCCACTGCCGCCTTGGCAGTTGTCACCGTCACGTCCAAATATACTGGCACCCTCGGCAATTCCATGGTGGTCTCGATCGGCGCCGGCAGCAAAGCGGCAACCAGTCGCGTCACGATCGCTCTGCCTGGCCAAGTCCCGGAAGTGTTTGACAACCTGGGCGTTGCCAGCGCGGCCGCCGCCACCGCTGCAGTTGCCGGCGGCACGGACGGCGCTACGACGATTACGGGAACTGTGCTGGTGGGCGTCGACACCGTGCCGCGCAAAGGCATGTACGCGCTCCGCAACACGGGTGTCTCTGTCGCCATGCTGAGCGACGTTGACGATTCTACTCAGTGGTCGACCCAAGTTGCATTCGGCTTGTCGGAAGGCGCGTATATGGTTCTGACGGGCCCGGCCGGCGATACCATCACCAATGCCGTGACGGCAAAGGCCTCGGCCGGCATCGACTCGTACGCGGCAAAACTGCTCTTCGGCGACTGGATTTACTTTAACGACACCGTCAACAGCCAGGTGCGCTTGATTTCGCCGCAGGCATTCAGCGCCGGCCGGCTGGCCAACCTGTCGCCCGAGCAGTCCAGTTTGAACAAGCCGATGTATGGCATCGTCGGCACGCAGAAATCGCAGCAAAACCTGGTGTATTCGAATGCTGAGCTGCAGCTGCTGGGGCAGGCAGGCATCGACGTCATTACGAATCCGATTCCTGCCGGAAACAGTTTCGGCGCGCGCTTCGGCCACAACACATCGAGTAATGCGGTCACCAACGGCGACAACTATACCCGCCTGACCAATTACATTGCGTACAGCCTTGATGCGGGCATGGGCCAATACATTGGCAAGCTGCAGTCGCCAAGCGTACGCCGCTCTGCATCCGCATCGATTTCGTCCTTGCTGGAAGGTATGAGCGGCCAGGGCATGATCGGCAGCGCAGACGGTAGCCAGCCCTACAGCGTGCAGATCAATGATGCCAACAATTCGCAGGCGCGCGTCAGTTTGGGTTATATGCAAGCAGACGTAAAAGTTCGCTATTTGTCTGTCATTGAAAAGTTTATTGTGAATCTTGAAGGCGGGCAATCTGTGAGTATCAACAGGCAGTCTGTCGCCCTGGCATGA